In the genome of Penaeus vannamei isolate JL-2024 chromosome 26, ASM4276789v1, whole genome shotgun sequence, one region contains:
- the LOC138866577 gene encoding PE-PGRS family protein PE_PGRS18-like yields MLRGVSVLVMVCMVSAAKLPGYSAGGDSGLGVDLGGVGGHTGGAGGAGSVFQAVFVGSGNLPTSAIGGGAGGFSGGVAGGFGGGAVGQEYSGPSTGPVAPVVTVEEEYTGPVAAVSPVVTVEEEYTGPSTGPVGPVVPIDAIEEEYTGPSIEAGPVAAVSPVVTVDEEYSAPVVPVPTVDEEYTGPNEVAHVSPPVSEYISPNH; encoded by the exons ATG CTACGAGGCGTTTCTGTTCTGGTTATGGTGTGCATGGTGTCCGCTGCGAAGCTTCCGGGATACAGTGCCGGAGGCGACTCTGGCTTGGGCGTCGATCTCGGCGGCGTAGGAGGCCACACCGGCGGCGCAGGAGGAGCAGGGAGCGTTTTCCAGGCCGTTTTCGTCGGCAGCGGAAACCTTCCTACTAGTGCTATTGGAGGCGGTGCTGGAGGATTCTCCGGAGGTGTTGCTGGAGGCTTTGGCGGCGGCGCTGTTGGACAGGAGTACTCTGGTCCAAGCACAGGCCCCGTTGCCCCTGTTGTTACCGTTGAAGAGGAATACACCGGCCCCGTTGCCGCCGTGTCTCCTGTTGTCACTGTGGAAGAGGAATACACTGGGCCAAGCACTGGTCCTGTTGGCCCTGTTGTACCCATCGATGCCATTGAAGAGGAGTACACTGGGCCAAGTATCGAGGCTGGCCCCGTTGCTGCCGTCTCTCCTGTTGTGACCGTTGACGAAGAATACAGCGCTCCCGTTGTCCCTGTTCCAACCGTTGATGAGGAATACACTGGGCCAAACGAAGTCGCCCACGTCAGCCCCCCTGTTAGCGAATACATCTCGCCAAACCACTAA